A part of Eubacterium sp. AB3007 genomic DNA contains:
- a CDS encoding DUF523 domain-containing protein, whose protein sequence is MYIVSACLLGNNCKYSGGNNRNEAVRAFLAEHTCSIVCPELAARLPMPRPPAERQGEKVIDREGRDLTQAFRDGAILSWNRAQREAEKAGEPIEGAILKANSPSCGSGMIYDGSFSGTLVPGDGVFAALLKENDIKVITEKEIDRHD, encoded by the coding sequence ATGTACATTGTCAGCGCCTGCCTGCTGGGCAACAATTGCAAATACAGCGGGGGCAACAATCGAAACGAGGCAGTGCGTGCGTTCCTTGCGGAGCATACATGCAGCATCGTGTGTCCTGAACTGGCAGCGAGACTGCCAATGCCAAGACCGCCTGCAGAACGGCAGGGGGAGAAGGTCATCGATCGAGAGGGAAGGGATCTGACCCAGGCTTTCCGAGATGGCGCGATTCTCTCCTGGAATCGTGCGCAGAGAGAAGCAGAGAAGGCCGGAGAACCTATTGAAGGAGCGATCCTGAAGGCGAACAGTCCTTCCTGTGGCAGCGGGATGATCTATGACGGCAGCTTTTCCGGGACACTGGTTCCCGGAGATGGGGTGTTTGCCGCCCTGCTTAAGGAGAATGACATAAAAGTTATAACAGAAAAGGAGATAGACAGACATGATTGA
- a CDS encoding radical SAM protein encodes MRYEGDIFRPPSEAYSLLVQVTIGCTHNKCTFCSMFKDKKFRVRDVQEVFEDLEDARRTYRYVERVFLCDGDALCLSNNRMLPILDKVRELFPECKRVNVYGNAKDVLHKTLDELKELREHGLEMVYLGAESGSDKVLQDICKGVNAEQLIEAVHKIEYAGIKASVTFISGLAGKAGWREHAIETGKMVSRMNASYVALLTLMLDPRAPITGQIQRGELELLSPEEVVAETYLMLEHMNPTKPCVFRSNHASNYLSLKGNLPQDKEKLMAKLRRAMEDTDMLKDERFRML; translated from the coding sequence TTGAGATACGAGGGTGACATATTCAGACCTCCCAGCGAAGCATACAGTCTGCTGGTCCAGGTGACCATCGGGTGCACGCACAACAAGTGCACCTTCTGCAGCATGTTTAAAGACAAGAAGTTTCGGGTGCGCGACGTACAGGAAGTCTTTGAGGATCTGGAGGATGCGCGCAGGACTTACCGCTATGTGGAGAGGGTGTTTCTCTGCGACGGGGATGCGCTGTGCCTGTCGAACAACAGGATGCTCCCCATCCTGGACAAGGTCCGGGAACTCTTCCCGGAGTGCAAACGTGTGAACGTGTATGGCAATGCCAAGGACGTGTTGCACAAAACTCTCGACGAGCTCAAAGAGCTTCGGGAGCACGGACTGGAGATGGTCTATCTGGGAGCGGAGTCCGGCTCAGATAAGGTCCTGCAGGATATTTGTAAGGGGGTCAATGCGGAGCAGCTGATCGAGGCGGTCCATAAGATCGAATATGCGGGGATCAAGGCTTCTGTGACCTTTATCTCCGGGCTTGCCGGCAAAGCGGGATGGCGGGAGCACGCTATCGAGACCGGCAAGATGGTATCCCGGATGAACGCCAGTTATGTGGCGTTGCTTACCCTGATGCTGGATCCACGTGCTCCCATCACGGGACAGATCCAGCGGGGAGAACTGGAGTTGCTTTCTCCCGAAGAGGTGGTGGCAGAAACTTATCTGATGCTGGAACACATGAACCCCACCAAGCCATGCGTTTTCCGGAGCAACCATGCTTCCAATTACCTGTCTCTGAAGGGAAATCTGCCTCAGGACAAAGAAAAACTGATGGCCAAGCTGCGTCGTGCCATGGAAGACACGGATATGCTGAAGGACGAGAGGTTCCGCATGCTATAG
- the argS gene encoding arginine--tRNA ligase, protein MIDYKKKIAEILCSHVTDLTAEEIEEIVEVPQDKSNGDYAFPCFRLAKVLRKAPPLIAKDIAEGIKDDPLFEKVEQVNAYVNMFIDAEEYLKDTLKEALDSENFGKSDEGNGKVITIDFSSPNIAKPFHIGHIRSTVIGNSINLIYRNLGYEVVRLNHVGDYGTQFGKMIVAYRKWGDEDEVKANPIETLLGLYTKFHQEADKDPELEDEARKAFVKLEAGEEEEVRLWKWFSDESLREFNRVYDMLEIEFDEIDGESFYTDKMQRFIDELNAKNLMHESRGANIVDLEEWGMPPALITKSDGSTLYITRDIATAVYRDEHYHFYKNIYVVATQQNLYFQQLWKVLELLGYDCYKDCVHVPFGMVSMESGTMSTRSGRVIFLEDVLNKAVDQTREIIAEKNPNADPEFIDKVAHEVGIGAVIFQELSNNKIKDYVFKWDKVLNFDGETGPYVQYTHARCCSVMRKAGEEVCAKAQSGDIDYSKITGKNAFELGRLLHDMPDVIHEAADKYEPSIITRHVVNIAQAYNRFYHDEHILTENEDEKIAKVALTIAAKNGIKNGLALLGMHAPERM, encoded by the coding sequence ATGATTGATTACAAGAAGAAGATTGCTGAGATTCTGTGTTCCCACGTCACAGATCTGACTGCCGAAGAGATCGAGGAGATCGTAGAAGTACCGCAGGACAAATCCAATGGAGACTACGCATTCCCCTGTTTCCGCCTGGCCAAGGTGCTGCGCAAGGCACCGCCTCTGATCGCCAAGGATATCGCAGAGGGGATCAAGGACGATCCTCTGTTTGAGAAGGTAGAACAGGTCAACGCCTATGTGAATATGTTCATCGATGCGGAGGAGTACCTTAAGGACACCCTGAAGGAAGCTCTGGACAGTGAGAACTTCGGTAAGTCCGACGAAGGAAACGGAAAGGTGATCACCATCGACTTCTCCTCCCCGAACATCGCCAAACCATTCCACATCGGCCACATCAGGAGTACGGTGATCGGAAACTCCATCAATCTGATCTATCGCAATCTGGGCTACGAGGTAGTACGCCTGAATCACGTTGGGGACTACGGTACCCAGTTTGGTAAGATGATCGTGGCATACCGGAAGTGGGGCGATGAGGACGAGGTCAAGGCAAACCCCATCGAGACACTGCTGGGGCTGTACACCAAATTCCATCAGGAGGCAGACAAGGATCCGGAGCTGGAGGATGAGGCGAGGAAGGCCTTTGTCAAGTTGGAAGCCGGCGAGGAGGAAGAAGTTCGCCTCTGGAAATGGTTCTCAGACGAGTCTCTGCGGGAGTTCAATCGCGTGTATGACATGCTGGAGATCGAGTTCGACGAGATCGATGGTGAGTCCTTCTATACAGACAAGATGCAGCGTTTCATCGATGAGTTGAACGCTAAGAACCTGATGCATGAGTCTCGCGGCGCCAATATCGTGGATCTGGAGGAGTGGGGTATGCCGCCGGCACTGATCACCAAGAGCGACGGGTCGACCCTGTACATCACCAGAGATATTGCGACTGCCGTCTATCGTGACGAGCACTACCATTTCTATAAGAACATCTACGTAGTGGCAACGCAGCAGAACCTGTACTTCCAGCAGCTGTGGAAGGTACTGGAGCTCCTGGGCTATGACTGCTACAAAGACTGCGTCCATGTTCCTTTCGGTATGGTCAGCATGGAGAGCGGCACTATGTCCACCCGTTCTGGAAGAGTTATTTTCCTGGAGGACGTGCTTAATAAGGCCGTTGACCAGACCAGGGAGATCATCGCAGAGAAGAATCCGAATGCAGATCCGGAGTTCATCGACAAGGTTGCCCACGAGGTTGGTATCGGCGCCGTGATCTTCCAGGAGCTGTCCAACAACAAGATCAAGGACTACGTATTCAAGTGGGATAAGGTCCTGAACTTCGACGGTGAGACCGGTCCCTATGTTCAGTACACCCATGCACGCTGCTGCAGCGTTATGAGAAAGGCCGGTGAAGAGGTCTGCGCCAAGGCGCAGAGCGGCGACATCGACTACAGCAAGATCACCGGTAAGAACGCCTTTGAGCTTGGAAGACTTCTCCACGACATGCCGGATGTGATCCACGAGGCTGCCGACAAGTACGAGCCTTCCATCATCACCCGTCATGTGGTGAACATTGCTCAGGCATACAACCGCTTCTATCACGATGAGCACATCCTGACAGAGAATGAGGATGAAAAGATCGCCAAGGTTGCACTGACCATTGCGGCCAAGAACGGCATCAAGAACGGGCTGGCGCTTCTGGGAATGCATGCGCCTGAACGCATGTAG